A genomic stretch from Aedes albopictus strain Foshan chromosome 2, AalbF5, whole genome shotgun sequence includes:
- the LOC109408009 gene encoding proline-rich protein PRCC, whose protein sequence is MSLVAYDYSSDEGSDQDEVEESPAPVAAALNGPSKVSQANVATIPEISAASIPTDDPIEDEEEPAIHLPLPAPKKVTTNDLNVEEEDDEFLRKKAIPEVKSLLPPPPPSLARARSNMKNGKVQITIPSLKEFKDDDDLKPKSKPIVGAELPQRATSLLSMLPKPKSEAAFSAPTFAQNGPAAAAAKPIVNRLIPDSVANRPRNVQPDPKASKKPLAKKQNIPAKSTEKDGESSDEDEKLDFFSLNMDEKLPEISANEINAMVAKRAAKMADAVKKFDEPEVVPEPEPGTSAMHQIPQHSFVDPNDLANERALSSLIGGNKAKRARVEEVNIIDISSADVVPSKEDFMRRKLQDETGYVPTGHLTGDWTCTSKRKSHITYLASKAQDNAQELEAMWSANRQSRRQTQSKYGF, encoded by the coding sequence ATGTCGTTAGTTGCGTATGATTACAGTAGTGACGAAGGTTCAGATCAGGACGAAGTCGAGGAATCGCCAGCACCTGTTGCAGCAGCGTTGAATGGACCCAGTAAAGTTTCACAGGCGAATGTCGCCACGATCCCAGAAATTTCCGCAGCTAGCATACCGACGGACGATCCCATAGAGGACGAAGAGGAACCTGCCATTCACTTACCGCTGCCAGCGCCCAAGAAGGTCACCACCAACGACTTGAATGTTGAAGAAGAGGATGATGAATTTCTAAGGAAAAAGGCAATACCGGAAGTGAAATCTCTTCTCCCACCACCTCCGCCATCTCTGGCCAGAGCTAGGTCGAACATGAAAAATGGCAAAGTACAAATCACAATTCcgtctttgaaagaattcaaggaCGACGATGATTTGAAACCGAAGTCCAAGCCCATAGTAGGTGCAGAGCTTCCTCAAAGGGCCACCAGTCTACTGAGCATGCTACCTAAACCCAAATCGGAAGCAGCTTTCAGTGCGCCGACATTCGCTCAGAATGGTCCTGCGGCAGCTGCCGCCAAACCGATCGTGAACCGTCTCATACCGGATTCGGTTGCAAACCGACCGAGAAACGTTCAGCCTGATCCGAAGGCGTCCAAAAAACCACTGGCCAAGAAGCAAAACATCCCCGCCAAATCAACAGAAAAAGACGGCGAATCCAGCGACGAAGACGAAAAGCTGGACTTCTTCTCGCTCAACATGGACGAAAAACTGCCGGAAATTAGCGCCAACGAGATCAACGCCATGGTGGCCAAACGGGCTGCCAAAATGGCCGATGCCGTGAAGAAGTTCGACGAACCGGAAGTCGTTCCCGAGCCGGAACCCGGAACCAGCGCAATGCATCAAATACCTCAACATTCGTTCGTCGATCCGAACGATCTCGCCAATGAGCGCGCGCTCTCCTCCCTCATCGGTGGCAACAAGGCCAAGCGGGCCCGGGTGGAAGAAGTGAACATAATCGACATCAGCTCGGCGGACGTCGTGCCCTCGAAGGAGGACTTTATGCGCCGGAAGTTGCAGGACGAGACGGGATACGTTCCGACGGGACACCTCACCGGGGATTGGACGTGCACGAGCAAACGGAAGTCGCACATCACTTATTTGGCGTCAAAGGCGCAGGACAACGCCCAGGAGTTGGAAGCCATGTGGTCTGCAAATCGGCAGTCACGGAGGCAAACGCAAAGCAAGTACGGTTTCTGA